One genomic window of Onychostoma macrolepis isolate SWU-2019 chromosome 25, ASM1243209v1, whole genome shotgun sequence includes the following:
- the dnajb9a gene encoding dnaJ homolog subfamily B member 9a — protein sequence MATAQSTLMFAVCILMITELILARKDYYDILGVPKDASERQIKKAFHKLAMKYHPDKNKSPDAETKFREIAEAYETLSDEKRRREYDQSGYNTFSNEDMNGGGGQRFHHSFDFNFDDMFRDFDIYSQNRHARPKRHFDEHFRAHQQAHNRHKRHFQGTFGTGVFEDMFEDMEKMFTFDRHIKRTESRFQGTAKQHCRTVTQRRGNMVTTYTDCTSSS from the exons ATGGCCACGGCACAGTCAACACTGATGTTCGCAGTGTGCATTTTGATGATAACAGAACTCATACTGGCCAGAAAGGACTACTATGACATCCTTGGTGTGCCAAAAGATGCTTCCGAACGTCAGATCAAAAAAGCTTTTCACAAGCTTGCCATGAAATATCACCCCGACAAGAACAAGAGCCCCGATGCGGAAACCAAGTTTCGAGAGATTGCAGAAG CATACGAAACACTATCAGATGAGAAAAGAAGGCGAGAGTATGACCAATCAGGATACAACACATTCAGCAATGAAGACATGAACGGAGGAGGAGGGCAGCGTTTTCATCATTCCTTTGATTTTAACTTCGACGACATGTTCAGAGACTTTGACATCTATAGCCAAAACAGGCATGCTCGTCCAAAACGGCACTTTGACGAGCACTTCAGGGCCCACCAGCAAGCGCACAACCGCCATAAGAGACACTTCCAGGGTACTTTTGGTACCGGAGTCTTTGAGGACATGTTTGAAGACATGGAGAAGATGTTTACATTTGACCGACACATAAAAAGGACAGAGAGCAGGTTTCAGGGCACAGCCAAACAACACTGCAGAACTGTGACCCAGCGACGAGGAAACATGGTCACCACGTACACAGATTGCACCTCATCCTCCTGA
- the tnnt2d gene encoding troponin T2d, cardiac, whose product MREFIDDSKSKPKYLSNIQAPKIPEGEKVDFDDIQKKRQEKDLAELQSLIEAHFLQRQKDEEELIALVNRIEKRRGERAEQQRVRAEREKERQARLAEERERKEQEEQRKKQDEDAKKKKALTNMTHQYGGIQQKGEGRKGAKKQTEREKKKKILADRRKPLSIDHLSDDKIKDKANELWQWLMQLEAEKYDLNEKLKRQKYDINQLLARVQDHQSAKGRGKGKMGGRLR is encoded by the exons ATGAGGGAGTTCA TAGATGACTCAAAGTCCAAACCAAA ATATCTATCAAATATCCAAGCACCAAAAATTCCAGAGGGAGAAAAAGTAGATTTTGAT gaCATCCAAAAAAAGCGTCAGGAGAAGGATTTAGCAGAACTACAGTCTCTTATAGAGGCTCATTTCCTCCAGAGACAGAAAGATGAAGAGGAACTCATTGCTCTGGTCAACAGAATT GAGAAGAGGCGAGGTGAGAGAGCCGAGCAGCAGCGAGTGagagcagaaagagagaaagagcgtCAGGCCAGACTCGCC gaagagagagagaggaaggagCAGGAAGAGCAGAGAAAGAAGCAGGATGAAGATGCCAAGAAGAAGAAAGCTCTCACTAATATGACCCATCAATATGGTGGCATACAGCAAAAG GGTGAAGGACGCAAAGGTGCAAAGAAACAGACCGAAAgggagaaaaagaagaagatcCTGGCTGATCGCCGAAAACCACTGAGCATTGATCATCTGAGCGACGACAAAATCAA GGATAAAGCCAATGAGTTGTGGCAGTGGTTGATGCAGCTGGAAGCAGAGAAGTACGATCTAAACGAGAAACTGAAACGCCAGAAATACGAT ATAAATCAACTCCTTGCCCGCGTCCAGGATCACCAGAG TGCCAAGGGACGCGGCAAAGGCAAGATGGGAGGAAGGCTGAGATAG
- the dnm1l gene encoding dynamin-1-like protein isoform X2, producing the protein MEALIPVINKLQDVFNTVGADIIQLPQIAVVGTQSSGKSSVLESLVGKDLLPRGTGIVTRRPLILQLVNVDPEDRRKTGEENGVDGEEWGKFLHTKNKIYTDFDEIRQEIEIETERISGNNKGISDEPIHLKIFSPHVVNLTLVDLPGITKVPVGDQPKDIELQIRELILKYISNPNCIILAVTAANTDMATSEALKVAREVDPDGRRTLAVVTKLDLMDAGTDAMDVLMGRVIPVKLGLIGVVNRSQLDINNKKSVVDSIRDEHAFLQKKYPSLANRNGTKYLARTLNRLLMHHIRDCLPELKTRINVLAAQYQSLLGSYGEPVEDMSATLLQLITKFATEYCNTIEGTAKYIETAELCGGARICYIFHETFGRTLESVDPLGGLTTIDVLTAIRNATGPRPALFVPEVSFELLVKRQVKRLEDPSLRCVELVHEEMQRIIQHCSNYSTQELLRFPKLHDAIVEVVTSLLRKRLPVTNEMVHNLVAIELAYINTKHPDFADACGLMNNNIEEQRRNRMRELPSAVPRDKSLKGPGGQSVSPTEQPPAEGDGPKMAGGAQGEQEGGMGTWRGMLKKGDEGQGEDKNKPQSSIPASPQRGYAVNLLDVPVPVARKLSAREQRDCEVIERLIKSYFLIVRKNIQDSVPKAVMHFLVNHVKDSLQSELVGQLYKPALLDDLLTESEDMAQRRNEAADMLKALQKASHVIAEIRETHLW; encoded by the exons ATGGAGGCTCTTATTCCTGTTATTAACAAGCTCCAGGATGTTTTTAACACAGTCGGGGCGGATATTATCCAGCTGCCTCAGATTGCAGTGGTGGGAACGCAG AGCAGCGGGAAGAGTTCAGTGCTGGAGAGTTTAGTTGGCAAAGACCTCCTGCCCCGCGGGACAGGCATCGTCACTCGCAGGCCTCTCATCCTCCAGCTGGTGAACGTAGACCCAGAGGACAGAAGAAAGACCGGCGAGGAGAACG GAGTGGATGGAGAAGAGTGGGGGAAATTTCTACACACCAAAAACAAG ATCTACACAGATTTCGATGAAATCAGGCAAGAAATTGAAATCGAAACTGAAAGAATTTCTGGAAATAACAAG GGGATCAGTGATGAGCCAATTCACCTGAAAATCTTCtcaccacatgttgtcaatCTCACGCTGGTGGATCTGCCTGGCATCACAAAG GTCCCGGTGGGAGACCAACCTAAAGATATCGAGCTGCAGATCCGCGAGCTGATCTTAAAATACATCAGCAATCCCAACTGCATCATTTTAGCTGTCACTGCAGCGAATACGGACATGGCCACCTCTGAAGCTCTGAAAGTGGCTCGTGAGGTGGATCCAGACG GTCGCAGAACGCTGGCTGTAGTGACTAAACTAGATCTGATGGATGCCGGTACTGATGCAATGGATGTTCTCATGGGCAGAGTCATTCCTGTCAAACTAGGACTGATTGGAGTAGTCAACAg GAGTCAGCTGGACATCAATAATAAGAAAAGTGTGGTAGACTCCATCCGTGATGAGCATGCCTTCCTGCAGAAGAAATACCCCTCCCTCGCCAACAGAAACGGAACCAAGTATCTCGCCAGAACATTAAATAG GTTATTGATGCATCACATTAGGGACTGTCTACCAGAGCTGAAGACACGTATAAACGTTTTAGCAGCTCAGTATCAGTCCCTGCTCGGCAGCTACGGCGAGCCGGTGGAGGACATGAGTGCCACCCTGCTGCAGCTCATCACAAAGTTCGCCACTGAGTACTGCAACACTATTGAAGGAACGGCCAAATACATTGAGACCGCTGAACT GTGTGGTGGGGCAagaatttgttatatttttcatGAGACGTTTGGTAGGACACTGGAGTCAGTCGATCCTCTTGGAGGACTTACAACCATAGATGTCCTCACAGCTATTAGGAACGCTACG GGTCCCCGTCCTGCTCTGTTCGTGCCTGAGGTGTCTTTTGAGCTGTTGGTGAAGAGGCAGGTGAAGCGTCTGGAGGATCCCAGTCTGCGCTGTGTGGAGCTGGTGCATGAAGAGATGCAGAGGATCATTCAGCACTGCAGCAACTACAGCACTCAG GAGTTGCTTAGGTTTCCAAAGCTCCACGATGCCATAGTAGAAGTGGTCACTTCTCTTCTCAGGAAGAGGCTACCAGTCACCAATGAgatg GTTCACAATCTTGTTGCGATTGAGTTGGCTTATATCAACACCAAACACCCAGACTTCGCAGATGCCTGTGGGCTCATGAACAACAACATTGAG GAGCAGAGGCGTAACCGAATGAGAGAGCTTCCCTCAGCGGTGCCCCGTGATAAG TCCTTAAAAGGTCCTGGTGGGCAATCAGTGTCGCCCACCGAGCAGCCGCCTGCTGAGGGCGATGGCCCTAAG atGGCTGGAGGAGCTCAGGGGGAGCAGGAAGGAGGAATGGGGACCTGGAGAGGCATGTTGAAGAAAGGAGACGAAGGCCAGGGCGAAGACAAGAATAAACCACAGAGCTCCATCCCTGCCAGCCCTCAGAGAGGATACGCAGTGAACCTACTTGATGTG CCTGTGCCGGTCGCCCGGAAACTGTCTGCTCGTGAACAGAGGGACTGCGAGGTCATCGAGAGGCTCATCAAGTCGTATTTCCTCATTGTCCGTAAAAACATTCAGGACAG TGTACCAAAGGCTGTGATGCACTTCCTGGTCAACCATGTGAAGGACAGCTTACAGAGTGAGTTAGTGGGGCAGCTGTATAAACCCGCCCTGCTGGACGACCTCCTCACAGAGTCAGAGGACATGGCCCAGCGCCGCAATGAGGCCGCAGATATGCTGAAG GCCTTGCAGAAAGCCAGTCATGTGATTGCCGAGATCCGAGAAACGCACCTGTGGTGA
- the dnm1l gene encoding dynamin-1-like protein isoform X4 gives MEALIPVINKLQDVFNTVGADIIQLPQIAVVGTQSSGKSSVLESLVGKDLLPRGTGIVTRRPLILQLVNVDPEDRRKTGEENGVDGEEWGKFLHTKNKIYTDFDEIRQEIEIETERISGNNKGISDEPIHLKIFSPHVVNLTLVDLPGITKVPVGDQPKDIELQIRELILKYISNPNCIILAVTAANTDMATSEALKVAREVDPDGRRTLAVVTKLDLMDAGTDAMDVLMGRVIPVKLGLIGVVNRSQLDINNKKSVVDSIRDEHAFLQKKYPSLANRNGTKYLARTLNRLLMHHIRDCLPELKTRINVLAAQYQSLLGSYGEPVEDMSATLLQLITKFATEYCNTIEGTAKYIETAELCGGARICYIFHETFGRTLESVDPLGGLTTIDVLTAIRNATGPRPALFVPEVSFELLVKRQVKRLEDPSLRCVELVHEEMQRIIQHCSNYSTQELLRFPKLHDAIVEVVTSLLRKRLPVTNEMVHNLVAIELAYINTKHPDFADACGLMNNNIEEQRRNRMRELPSAVPRDKMAGGAQGEQEGGMGTWRGMLKKGDEGQGEDKNKPQSSIPASPQRGYAVNLLDVPVPVARKLSAREQRDCEVIERLIKSYFLIVRKNIQDSVPKAVMHFLVNHVKDSLQSELVGQLYKPALLDDLLTESEDMAQRRNEAADMLKALQKASHVIAEIRETHLW, from the exons ATGGAGGCTCTTATTCCTGTTATTAACAAGCTCCAGGATGTTTTTAACACAGTCGGGGCGGATATTATCCAGCTGCCTCAGATTGCAGTGGTGGGAACGCAG AGCAGCGGGAAGAGTTCAGTGCTGGAGAGTTTAGTTGGCAAAGACCTCCTGCCCCGCGGGACAGGCATCGTCACTCGCAGGCCTCTCATCCTCCAGCTGGTGAACGTAGACCCAGAGGACAGAAGAAAGACCGGCGAGGAGAACG GAGTGGATGGAGAAGAGTGGGGGAAATTTCTACACACCAAAAACAAG ATCTACACAGATTTCGATGAAATCAGGCAAGAAATTGAAATCGAAACTGAAAGAATTTCTGGAAATAACAAG GGGATCAGTGATGAGCCAATTCACCTGAAAATCTTCtcaccacatgttgtcaatCTCACGCTGGTGGATCTGCCTGGCATCACAAAG GTCCCGGTGGGAGACCAACCTAAAGATATCGAGCTGCAGATCCGCGAGCTGATCTTAAAATACATCAGCAATCCCAACTGCATCATTTTAGCTGTCACTGCAGCGAATACGGACATGGCCACCTCTGAAGCTCTGAAAGTGGCTCGTGAGGTGGATCCAGACG GTCGCAGAACGCTGGCTGTAGTGACTAAACTAGATCTGATGGATGCCGGTACTGATGCAATGGATGTTCTCATGGGCAGAGTCATTCCTGTCAAACTAGGACTGATTGGAGTAGTCAACAg GAGTCAGCTGGACATCAATAATAAGAAAAGTGTGGTAGACTCCATCCGTGATGAGCATGCCTTCCTGCAGAAGAAATACCCCTCCCTCGCCAACAGAAACGGAACCAAGTATCTCGCCAGAACATTAAATAG GTTATTGATGCATCACATTAGGGACTGTCTACCAGAGCTGAAGACACGTATAAACGTTTTAGCAGCTCAGTATCAGTCCCTGCTCGGCAGCTACGGCGAGCCGGTGGAGGACATGAGTGCCACCCTGCTGCAGCTCATCACAAAGTTCGCCACTGAGTACTGCAACACTATTGAAGGAACGGCCAAATACATTGAGACCGCTGAACT GTGTGGTGGGGCAagaatttgttatatttttcatGAGACGTTTGGTAGGACACTGGAGTCAGTCGATCCTCTTGGAGGACTTACAACCATAGATGTCCTCACAGCTATTAGGAACGCTACG GGTCCCCGTCCTGCTCTGTTCGTGCCTGAGGTGTCTTTTGAGCTGTTGGTGAAGAGGCAGGTGAAGCGTCTGGAGGATCCCAGTCTGCGCTGTGTGGAGCTGGTGCATGAAGAGATGCAGAGGATCATTCAGCACTGCAGCAACTACAGCACTCAG GAGTTGCTTAGGTTTCCAAAGCTCCACGATGCCATAGTAGAAGTGGTCACTTCTCTTCTCAGGAAGAGGCTACCAGTCACCAATGAgatg GTTCACAATCTTGTTGCGATTGAGTTGGCTTATATCAACACCAAACACCCAGACTTCGCAGATGCCTGTGGGCTCATGAACAACAACATTGAG GAGCAGAGGCGTAACCGAATGAGAGAGCTTCCCTCAGCGGTGCCCCGTGATAAG atGGCTGGAGGAGCTCAGGGGGAGCAGGAAGGAGGAATGGGGACCTGGAGAGGCATGTTGAAGAAAGGAGACGAAGGCCAGGGCGAAGACAAGAATAAACCACAGAGCTCCATCCCTGCCAGCCCTCAGAGAGGATACGCAGTGAACCTACTTGATGTG CCTGTGCCGGTCGCCCGGAAACTGTCTGCTCGTGAACAGAGGGACTGCGAGGTCATCGAGAGGCTCATCAAGTCGTATTTCCTCATTGTCCGTAAAAACATTCAGGACAG TGTACCAAAGGCTGTGATGCACTTCCTGGTCAACCATGTGAAGGACAGCTTACAGAGTGAGTTAGTGGGGCAGCTGTATAAACCCGCCCTGCTGGACGACCTCCTCACAGAGTCAGAGGACATGGCCCAGCGCCGCAATGAGGCCGCAGATATGCTGAAG GCCTTGCAGAAAGCCAGTCATGTGATTGCCGAGATCCGAGAAACGCACCTGTGGTGA
- the dnm1l gene encoding dynamin-1-like protein isoform X3, protein MEALIPVINKLQDVFNTVGADIIQLPQIAVVGTQSSGKSSVLESLVGKDLLPRGTGIVTRRPLILQLVNVDPEDRRKTGEENDPNVWKNGRLFKGVDGEEWGKFLHTKNKIYTDFDEIRQEIEIETERISGNNKGISDEPIHLKIFSPHVVNLTLVDLPGITKVPVGDQPKDIELQIRELILKYISNPNCIILAVTAANTDMATSEALKVAREVDPDGRRTLAVVTKLDLMDAGTDAMDVLMGRVIPVKLGLIGVVNRSQLDINNKKSVVDSIRDEHAFLQKKYPSLANRNGTKYLARTLNRLLMHHIRDCLPELKTRINVLAAQYQSLLGSYGEPVEDMSATLLQLITKFATEYCNTIEGTAKYIETAELCGGARICYIFHETFGRTLESVDPLGGLTTIDVLTAIRNATGPRPALFVPEVSFELLVKRQVKRLEDPSLRCVELVHEEMQRIIQHCSNYSTQELLRFPKLHDAIVEVVTSLLRKRLPVTNEMVHNLVAIELAYINTKHPDFADACGLMNNNIEEQRRNRMRELPSAVPRDKMAGGAQGEQEGGMGTWRGMLKKGDEGQGEDKNKPQSSIPASPQRGYAVNLLDVPVPVARKLSAREQRDCEVIERLIKSYFLIVRKNIQDSVPKAVMHFLVNHVKDSLQSELVGQLYKPALLDDLLTESEDMAQRRNEAADMLKALQKASHVIAEIRETHLW, encoded by the exons ATGGAGGCTCTTATTCCTGTTATTAACAAGCTCCAGGATGTTTTTAACACAGTCGGGGCGGATATTATCCAGCTGCCTCAGATTGCAGTGGTGGGAACGCAG AGCAGCGGGAAGAGTTCAGTGCTGGAGAGTTTAGTTGGCAAAGACCTCCTGCCCCGCGGGACAGGCATCGTCACTCGCAGGCCTCTCATCCTCCAGCTGGTGAACGTAGACCCAGAGGACAGAAGAAAGACCGGCGAGGAGAACG ACCCCAATGTGTGGAAAAATGGACGCCTTTTCAAAG GAGTGGATGGAGAAGAGTGGGGGAAATTTCTACACACCAAAAACAAG ATCTACACAGATTTCGATGAAATCAGGCAAGAAATTGAAATCGAAACTGAAAGAATTTCTGGAAATAACAAG GGGATCAGTGATGAGCCAATTCACCTGAAAATCTTCtcaccacatgttgtcaatCTCACGCTGGTGGATCTGCCTGGCATCACAAAG GTCCCGGTGGGAGACCAACCTAAAGATATCGAGCTGCAGATCCGCGAGCTGATCTTAAAATACATCAGCAATCCCAACTGCATCATTTTAGCTGTCACTGCAGCGAATACGGACATGGCCACCTCTGAAGCTCTGAAAGTGGCTCGTGAGGTGGATCCAGACG GTCGCAGAACGCTGGCTGTAGTGACTAAACTAGATCTGATGGATGCCGGTACTGATGCAATGGATGTTCTCATGGGCAGAGTCATTCCTGTCAAACTAGGACTGATTGGAGTAGTCAACAg GAGTCAGCTGGACATCAATAATAAGAAAAGTGTGGTAGACTCCATCCGTGATGAGCATGCCTTCCTGCAGAAGAAATACCCCTCCCTCGCCAACAGAAACGGAACCAAGTATCTCGCCAGAACATTAAATAG GTTATTGATGCATCACATTAGGGACTGTCTACCAGAGCTGAAGACACGTATAAACGTTTTAGCAGCTCAGTATCAGTCCCTGCTCGGCAGCTACGGCGAGCCGGTGGAGGACATGAGTGCCACCCTGCTGCAGCTCATCACAAAGTTCGCCACTGAGTACTGCAACACTATTGAAGGAACGGCCAAATACATTGAGACCGCTGAACT GTGTGGTGGGGCAagaatttgttatatttttcatGAGACGTTTGGTAGGACACTGGAGTCAGTCGATCCTCTTGGAGGACTTACAACCATAGATGTCCTCACAGCTATTAGGAACGCTACG GGTCCCCGTCCTGCTCTGTTCGTGCCTGAGGTGTCTTTTGAGCTGTTGGTGAAGAGGCAGGTGAAGCGTCTGGAGGATCCCAGTCTGCGCTGTGTGGAGCTGGTGCATGAAGAGATGCAGAGGATCATTCAGCACTGCAGCAACTACAGCACTCAG GAGTTGCTTAGGTTTCCAAAGCTCCACGATGCCATAGTAGAAGTGGTCACTTCTCTTCTCAGGAAGAGGCTACCAGTCACCAATGAgatg GTTCACAATCTTGTTGCGATTGAGTTGGCTTATATCAACACCAAACACCCAGACTTCGCAGATGCCTGTGGGCTCATGAACAACAACATTGAG GAGCAGAGGCGTAACCGAATGAGAGAGCTTCCCTCAGCGGTGCCCCGTGATAAG atGGCTGGAGGAGCTCAGGGGGAGCAGGAAGGAGGAATGGGGACCTGGAGAGGCATGTTGAAGAAAGGAGACGAAGGCCAGGGCGAAGACAAGAATAAACCACAGAGCTCCATCCCTGCCAGCCCTCAGAGAGGATACGCAGTGAACCTACTTGATGTG CCTGTGCCGGTCGCCCGGAAACTGTCTGCTCGTGAACAGAGGGACTGCGAGGTCATCGAGAGGCTCATCAAGTCGTATTTCCTCATTGTCCGTAAAAACATTCAGGACAG TGTACCAAAGGCTGTGATGCACTTCCTGGTCAACCATGTGAAGGACAGCTTACAGAGTGAGTTAGTGGGGCAGCTGTATAAACCCGCCCTGCTGGACGACCTCCTCACAGAGTCAGAGGACATGGCCCAGCGCCGCAATGAGGCCGCAGATATGCTGAAG GCCTTGCAGAAAGCCAGTCATGTGATTGCCGAGATCCGAGAAACGCACCTGTGGTGA
- the dnm1l gene encoding dynamin-1-like protein isoform X1, whose product MEALIPVINKLQDVFNTVGADIIQLPQIAVVGTQSSGKSSVLESLVGKDLLPRGTGIVTRRPLILQLVNVDPEDRRKTGEENDPNVWKNGRLFKGVDGEEWGKFLHTKNKIYTDFDEIRQEIEIETERISGNNKGISDEPIHLKIFSPHVVNLTLVDLPGITKVPVGDQPKDIELQIRELILKYISNPNCIILAVTAANTDMATSEALKVAREVDPDGRRTLAVVTKLDLMDAGTDAMDVLMGRVIPVKLGLIGVVNRSQLDINNKKSVVDSIRDEHAFLQKKYPSLANRNGTKYLARTLNRLLMHHIRDCLPELKTRINVLAAQYQSLLGSYGEPVEDMSATLLQLITKFATEYCNTIEGTAKYIETAELCGGARICYIFHETFGRTLESVDPLGGLTTIDVLTAIRNATGPRPALFVPEVSFELLVKRQVKRLEDPSLRCVELVHEEMQRIIQHCSNYSTQELLRFPKLHDAIVEVVTSLLRKRLPVTNEMVHNLVAIELAYINTKHPDFADACGLMNNNIEEQRRNRMRELPSAVPRDKSLKGPGGQSVSPTEQPPAEGDGPKMAGGAQGEQEGGMGTWRGMLKKGDEGQGEDKNKPQSSIPASPQRGYAVNLLDVPVPVARKLSAREQRDCEVIERLIKSYFLIVRKNIQDSVPKAVMHFLVNHVKDSLQSELVGQLYKPALLDDLLTESEDMAQRRNEAADMLKALQKASHVIAEIRETHLW is encoded by the exons ATGGAGGCTCTTATTCCTGTTATTAACAAGCTCCAGGATGTTTTTAACACAGTCGGGGCGGATATTATCCAGCTGCCTCAGATTGCAGTGGTGGGAACGCAG AGCAGCGGGAAGAGTTCAGTGCTGGAGAGTTTAGTTGGCAAAGACCTCCTGCCCCGCGGGACAGGCATCGTCACTCGCAGGCCTCTCATCCTCCAGCTGGTGAACGTAGACCCAGAGGACAGAAGAAAGACCGGCGAGGAGAACG ACCCCAATGTGTGGAAAAATGGACGCCTTTTCAAAG GAGTGGATGGAGAAGAGTGGGGGAAATTTCTACACACCAAAAACAAG ATCTACACAGATTTCGATGAAATCAGGCAAGAAATTGAAATCGAAACTGAAAGAATTTCTGGAAATAACAAG GGGATCAGTGATGAGCCAATTCACCTGAAAATCTTCtcaccacatgttgtcaatCTCACGCTGGTGGATCTGCCTGGCATCACAAAG GTCCCGGTGGGAGACCAACCTAAAGATATCGAGCTGCAGATCCGCGAGCTGATCTTAAAATACATCAGCAATCCCAACTGCATCATTTTAGCTGTCACTGCAGCGAATACGGACATGGCCACCTCTGAAGCTCTGAAAGTGGCTCGTGAGGTGGATCCAGACG GTCGCAGAACGCTGGCTGTAGTGACTAAACTAGATCTGATGGATGCCGGTACTGATGCAATGGATGTTCTCATGGGCAGAGTCATTCCTGTCAAACTAGGACTGATTGGAGTAGTCAACAg GAGTCAGCTGGACATCAATAATAAGAAAAGTGTGGTAGACTCCATCCGTGATGAGCATGCCTTCCTGCAGAAGAAATACCCCTCCCTCGCCAACAGAAACGGAACCAAGTATCTCGCCAGAACATTAAATAG GTTATTGATGCATCACATTAGGGACTGTCTACCAGAGCTGAAGACACGTATAAACGTTTTAGCAGCTCAGTATCAGTCCCTGCTCGGCAGCTACGGCGAGCCGGTGGAGGACATGAGTGCCACCCTGCTGCAGCTCATCACAAAGTTCGCCACTGAGTACTGCAACACTATTGAAGGAACGGCCAAATACATTGAGACCGCTGAACT GTGTGGTGGGGCAagaatttgttatatttttcatGAGACGTTTGGTAGGACACTGGAGTCAGTCGATCCTCTTGGAGGACTTACAACCATAGATGTCCTCACAGCTATTAGGAACGCTACG GGTCCCCGTCCTGCTCTGTTCGTGCCTGAGGTGTCTTTTGAGCTGTTGGTGAAGAGGCAGGTGAAGCGTCTGGAGGATCCCAGTCTGCGCTGTGTGGAGCTGGTGCATGAAGAGATGCAGAGGATCATTCAGCACTGCAGCAACTACAGCACTCAG GAGTTGCTTAGGTTTCCAAAGCTCCACGATGCCATAGTAGAAGTGGTCACTTCTCTTCTCAGGAAGAGGCTACCAGTCACCAATGAgatg GTTCACAATCTTGTTGCGATTGAGTTGGCTTATATCAACACCAAACACCCAGACTTCGCAGATGCCTGTGGGCTCATGAACAACAACATTGAG GAGCAGAGGCGTAACCGAATGAGAGAGCTTCCCTCAGCGGTGCCCCGTGATAAG TCCTTAAAAGGTCCTGGTGGGCAATCAGTGTCGCCCACCGAGCAGCCGCCTGCTGAGGGCGATGGCCCTAAG atGGCTGGAGGAGCTCAGGGGGAGCAGGAAGGAGGAATGGGGACCTGGAGAGGCATGTTGAAGAAAGGAGACGAAGGCCAGGGCGAAGACAAGAATAAACCACAGAGCTCCATCCCTGCCAGCCCTCAGAGAGGATACGCAGTGAACCTACTTGATGTG CCTGTGCCGGTCGCCCGGAAACTGTCTGCTCGTGAACAGAGGGACTGCGAGGTCATCGAGAGGCTCATCAAGTCGTATTTCCTCATTGTCCGTAAAAACATTCAGGACAG TGTACCAAAGGCTGTGATGCACTTCCTGGTCAACCATGTGAAGGACAGCTTACAGAGTGAGTTAGTGGGGCAGCTGTATAAACCCGCCCTGCTGGACGACCTCCTCACAGAGTCAGAGGACATGGCCCAGCGCCGCAATGAGGCCGCAGATATGCTGAAG GCCTTGCAGAAAGCCAGTCATGTGATTGCCGAGATCCGAGAAACGCACCTGTGGTGA